The Elaeis guineensis isolate ETL-2024a chromosome 14, EG11, whole genome shotgun sequence genome has a segment encoding these proteins:
- the LOC140853630 gene encoding uncharacterized protein has product HSLLTPFHSQNFIPPPMPLPPTQAHHLIGTASMQTTNQSIPSHSQMSCFTFQLSADSSTTPAFDSSVETGIDKDFLFFDDSRSGYLSSIIPESCLRSSPRHSSPSQHNNSSCELNAPIISPLNQVMSHGSSSASSYSATNRAFFDGYSGVGAMSSEDFSCFTEMNADFWVDEPLWELSACEFPASNASSMGNLSTSLMQGPACVSLAQASESYSPSTSSLSNVLT; this is encoded by the exons CATTCCCTCCTCACTCCTTTCCACTCACAAAACTTCATTCCACCACCAATGCCACTGCCTCCAACCCAAGCACACCACCTCATTGGCACTGCATCCATGCAAACTACCAATCAGAGTATTCCAAGCCACAGCCAAATGAGCTGCTTCACCTTCCAACTGAGTGCCGACAGTAGCACTACCCCTGCCTTCGATTCATCGGTGGAGACCGGCATTGATAAAGACTTCCTATTCTTCGACGACAGTAGGTCTGGTTACTTGAGCAGTATAATCCCTGAGAGCTGTCTCAGGTCCTCCCCAAGACACTCTTCCCCCAGCCAGCATAACAACAGCTCATGTGAGTTGAATGCTCCAAT CATTTCCCCTCTTAACCAAGTTATGAGTCATGGATCTAGCAGTGCCTCCTCTTATTCTGCAACAAATAGGGCATTTTTTGATGGCTATAGTGGAGTGGGTGCAATGAGCTCAGAGGACTTCTCTTGCTTCACAGAAATGAACGCTGATTTCTGGGTGGATGAGCCATTATGGGAACTTAGTGCATGTGAGTTCCCTGCCAGCAATGCTAGCAGCATGGGGAATCTTAGCACTTCTTTGATGCAAGGTCCAGCTTGTGTGTCATTGGCTCAGGCTTCAGAGTCGTACTCTCCATCAACTTCCTCACTGTCTAATGTTTTGACTTAG